In Desulfomonile tiedjei DSM 6799, a genomic segment contains:
- a CDS encoding amino acid permease — protein MNIWHKKSIQELQEEAVSDIGLRKVLNAQDLIMMGIGAIVGAGIFVLTGQAAAKYAGPAIVLSFVFAGGASAFTGLCYAEFASMIPISGSAYTYAYATMGQMFAWFIGWDLLLEYSIGAAAVSIGWSGYFVSLLNQIGIHIPPQFTAAFGTEQIYLSGEHLERLQLPFPPGWYELNNYSAALKTAGISLEDLPRITAVCNLPAFFIVSILTALLVKGIRESAFVNGVIVVLKLAVIVIVIVTGIAFVNTSNWTPFIPPNSGKFGEFGWSGILRGAAVVFFAYVGFDAVSTAAQESRNPSRDMPIGIIGSLIVCTVLYVLMGLVITGIVPYSKLNVADPVAVAMDVIGIHWLAIVVKLGAIAGLTSVILILLLSQPRIVSSIARDRLLPSCFARIHPRFGTPVITTILSGFVVGLIAALAPLDVLGELVSVGTLAAFIVVCAAVLILRHKQPNAPRPFRTPWVPWVPLAGICFCLYLFISLPYDAWLRLVSWLLIGLAIYFFYGAKRAAQ, from the coding sequence ATGAATATCTGGCATAAGAAAAGCATACAAGAGCTGCAAGAAGAAGCTGTTTCCGATATCGGTCTAAGAAAAGTGCTTAACGCACAAGACCTGATAATGATGGGTATAGGAGCGATAGTCGGAGCGGGTATATTCGTGCTAACAGGGCAAGCTGCAGCAAAATATGCAGGTCCGGCCATAGTATTGTCATTTGTTTTCGCCGGCGGGGCATCTGCTTTTACTGGGCTTTGTTATGCCGAATTCGCATCTATGATTCCCATATCGGGAAGCGCCTACACATATGCATATGCAACTATGGGGCAGATGTTCGCCTGGTTCATCGGTTGGGACTTGCTCCTTGAATACTCCATCGGTGCTGCAGCAGTCTCAATAGGATGGTCCGGGTATTTTGTGAGCTTGTTGAATCAAATAGGCATTCACATTCCACCCCAATTTACGGCTGCTTTCGGCACAGAACAAATCTATTTGTCCGGAGAGCACCTCGAAAGACTCCAGCTTCCATTTCCGCCGGGATGGTATGAACTCAATAATTATTCTGCTGCATTGAAAACGGCAGGAATTTCTTTGGAAGATTTGCCAAGAATTACAGCCGTGTGCAATTTGCCGGCATTTTTCATCGTCTCGATTCTCACTGCATTGTTGGTCAAGGGAATTCGTGAATCTGCCTTTGTCAATGGAGTCATAGTGGTCTTAAAACTCGCAGTGATTGTAATAGTGATAGTGACAGGAATAGCGTTCGTGAACACTTCCAACTGGACGCCTTTTATTCCTCCTAATTCCGGAAAATTCGGAGAGTTTGGTTGGTCAGGGATTTTGCGAGGGGCAGCAGTTGTTTTCTTTGCTTACGTGGGATTTGATGCAGTTTCGACGGCTGCACAAGAGTCTCGCAATCCCTCACGTGATATGCCGATAGGAATCATTGGGTCACTCATTGTTTGTACCGTTCTCTATGTTCTCATGGGACTTGTGATAACAGGAATTGTACCCTATTCGAAACTTAATGTGGCCGATCCTGTTGCGGTAGCCATGGATGTAATCGGAATCCACTGGTTGGCAATTGTCGTAAAGTTGGGTGCTATTGCAGGTCTCACCTCGGTAATACTGATATTGCTACTCAGTCAGCCAAGAATCGTTTCCAGCATAGCACGAGATAGGCTATTACCTTCATGCTTCGCCAGAATTCATCCTCGCTTCGGAACTCCAGTTATCACAACCATTTTGTCTGGATTCGTGGTGGGGCTCATAGCTGCTCTAGCTCCATTAGATGTCCTGGGTGAACTCGTATCAGTCGGTACACTGGCCGCATTCATTGTAGTCTGTGCAGCCGTTTTGATCCTTCGTCACAAACAACCCAACGCACCGAGACCATTCCGAACGCCTTGGGTTCCCTGGGTACCATTGGCAGGAATATGTTTCTGCCTCTATTTGTTTATTAGCCTCCCATACGACGCATGGCTCCGTCTGGTTTCTTGGCTACTAATAGGATTAGCAATCTATTTCTTCTATGGAGCAAAAAGAGCTGCCCAATAG
- a CDS encoding L-aspartate oxidase: MLTKVKADLLIIGMGAAAQMAALYAHEINPNLNILIVTKALKGKGGCSRMVQGGFNVVLNNEDSHEKHLMDTLKGGQYVNDQELAKTLVEQATPTIKELETKFGCFFDRNPNGTIHQKAFAGQSFDRTVHKGDLTGIEIISRLTEQVIKRRIPVLEECRAVELLLDETGQIVTGALLLNMRNGEFMVAEAAATLVATGGGPTHYRFHAPGPEKSVDGIAMLYRAGVLMKDLEMLQFHPTGLIVPGSVVAGALLEEGLRGSGAHLFNGNGERYMLKYAPEVGERATRDVVSRSSYLEMAAGRACPEGGVHIDAAHLGADFVLKNFPGMAERCSQFNYDLARGRVPVSPSAHFFMGGAVIDTGGKASLEKLFVAGEDAGGVHGANRLGGNGICESCVYGRQAGKALGKYLSNGNRTIKETKSGMAEEMIARLQTPFERTEGVDPFALRKEIQELNWNKVGVARNASDLADALTEIEDIANEVNKVSVRGGAAYNMMYNTFLDIRSMIDATRMIAFSAQLRNETRGAHFRKDFPDQLDKYGLFNIFLRRGDNGLPMAEKKPVVFSYKSLQECQQYRK, translated from the coding sequence ATGTTGACCAAGGTTAAAGCCGATTTGCTCATCATCGGCATGGGCGCGGCAGCGCAAATGGCGGCTCTTTATGCCCACGAGATAAACCCCAACCTCAATATTCTTATTGTGACAAAAGCCCTCAAAGGCAAGGGTGGTTGCAGCAGGATGGTCCAAGGGGGTTTTAACGTTGTGCTGAACAATGAGGATTCCCATGAAAAGCATCTCATGGATACCTTGAAAGGCGGGCAGTACGTCAACGATCAAGAACTCGCAAAGACGCTGGTCGAACAGGCTACTCCGACTATCAAGGAGCTTGAGACCAAATTCGGGTGCTTCTTCGATCGAAATCCTAACGGTACCATTCATCAAAAGGCTTTTGCCGGACAGTCTTTCGATCGAACGGTCCACAAGGGAGACCTGACGGGAATCGAAATTATCAGCCGACTCACGGAACAGGTGATCAAGCGTCGAATTCCTGTTCTCGAAGAATGCAGAGCGGTGGAGCTGCTTCTGGACGAGACCGGCCAAATCGTTACAGGAGCCCTACTGCTGAATATGAGAAACGGCGAATTCATGGTTGCCGAGGCTGCAGCTACACTCGTCGCCACGGGTGGAGGACCTACGCATTACCGGTTTCATGCGCCCGGCCCCGAAAAGTCCGTGGATGGCATCGCCATGCTCTATCGAGCGGGCGTTTTGATGAAAGATTTGGAGATGCTCCAGTTCCATCCGACAGGGCTCATTGTCCCGGGAAGTGTCGTTGCAGGAGCTCTTCTGGAGGAAGGGCTTCGGGGATCAGGCGCCCATCTCTTCAACGGAAACGGAGAGCGCTACATGCTCAAGTATGCCCCTGAAGTAGGCGAACGAGCTACTCGGGATGTAGTGAGTCGATCCTCTTATCTCGAGATGGCGGCCGGTCGTGCATGCCCTGAAGGCGGCGTTCATATCGACGCGGCCCATCTTGGTGCGGACTTCGTCCTGAAAAACTTTCCCGGCATGGCCGAGAGATGCAGCCAATTCAACTATGACCTGGCACGGGGTCGGGTTCCGGTTTCTCCGTCAGCCCACTTCTTTATGGGAGGGGCGGTAATAGACACTGGCGGTAAAGCCTCTCTGGAGAAGCTTTTCGTAGCGGGAGAAGATGCCGGTGGTGTTCACGGAGCCAATCGCCTGGGTGGTAATGGCATCTGCGAGTCGTGTGTATATGGCCGACAAGCTGGAAAAGCGTTGGGCAAGTATCTGTCCAACGGCAATCGGACCATCAAAGAAACCAAGAGCGGCATGGCCGAGGAGATGATAGCTCGGCTCCAAACGCCGTTTGAGCGCACCGAAGGTGTAGACCCGTTTGCGTTGCGTAAGGAAATTCAGGAACTGAACTGGAACAAGGTGGGTGTTGCTCGTAACGCTTCCGATCTTGCCGACGCCTTGACGGAGATCGAGGATATAGCCAACGAAGTAAACAAGGTGAGTGTAAGAGGCGGAGCCGCGTACAATATGATGTACAACACCTTTCTGGACATCCGCAGCATGATTGATGCTACCAGAATGATAGCTTTTTCGGCCCAACTGAGAAACGAAACCCGCGGTGCTCACTTCCGAAAGGATTTCCCGGATCAACTGGACAAGTATGGCTTATTCAATATTTTCCTTCGTCGCGGCGACAACGGCTTGCCTATGGCTGAAAAGAAGCCCGTGGTCTTCAGTTACAAGTCACTCCAGGAGTGTCAACAATATAGAAAATAA
- a CDS encoding succinate dehydrogenase, which produces MAQNVSIDYRKPLQWGEQDPHRRANTAVGMWAWLLQRISALAIVVFIGLHVAVTYSRLTQLLLLLAVTFHAALGIRVILLDFNIVNVKYQRALVWSLIGLGIAVMGIIWYSTYFMG; this is translated from the coding sequence ATGGCGCAGAATGTTTCCATAGATTATCGAAAGCCTCTGCAATGGGGAGAGCAAGATCCTCACCGGAGAGCAAATACCGCTGTCGGAATGTGGGCCTGGCTATTGCAGCGCATCTCTGCTCTGGCCATCGTCGTGTTCATAGGCCTTCACGTTGCCGTCACGTACAGCAGACTTACACAGCTCCTTCTCCTGCTGGCGGTCACCTTCCATGCGGCCCTGGGAATACGAGTGATTCTGCTGGATTTTAACATCGTCAACGTAAAATATCAGCGAGCGCTTGTTTGGAGCCTGATCGGTCTCGGAATAGCCGTTATGGGCATCATCTGGTACTCCACGTATTTCATGGGATGA
- the sdhB gene encoding succinate dehydrogenase iron-sulfur subunit, with amino-acid sequence MQPTPSNTTRHIRIFRYDPHKGGSGDFQEYTLRVDDEIRTTILDVLLRLQREQDPTLAFRYACRVNMCGSCGMVINGKERLACKTNVSDIRSDEEITIRPLNHFPVIKDLVVDMDPFFKKYEEALTFYEPKEHYTEPLQIRPDSTERLDIGMATECIACGCCVSSCTMCNYHDEYAGPAALTRAFTLLADSRDALFHERLERTLASCYNCRTEFNCTEVCPKGISGTRAIKYIQRLALKHLADARKGEEIAPATNILPQIAKSEPDRRVFFRQVGIGVLGLGAALIVGGVATKAAVGPGIAANITKTWVPVADLGKIPIGDISTHTVHYELKNGFYTQEKAVPVLVSRTGDEMTCFNASCTHAGCIVKWDGQSGRFRCACHGGMFDREGNVLAGPPPRPLDKYPFKVDSGHLLIEMEVV; translated from the coding sequence GTGCAACCGACGCCCAGTAACACAACACGCCATATCAGAATATTCCGCTACGATCCTCATAAAGGTGGTTCAGGTGATTTCCAAGAGTACACATTGCGTGTCGATGACGAAATCAGAACTACGATCCTGGATGTACTCTTGCGACTTCAACGGGAGCAAGACCCGACTCTGGCATTCCGTTATGCGTGTCGGGTCAACATGTGCGGGTCGTGCGGCATGGTTATTAACGGCAAAGAGCGATTGGCGTGCAAAACCAACGTTTCGGATATACGGTCGGATGAAGAAATAACCATAAGACCCCTTAATCACTTTCCGGTAATTAAGGATCTTGTGGTGGACATGGACCCCTTCTTCAAGAAATACGAAGAAGCTCTCACCTTCTATGAGCCCAAAGAACACTATACAGAACCTCTGCAGATCCGTCCTGATTCGACAGAGCGCTTGGACATAGGCATGGCCACGGAATGCATAGCCTGTGGCTGCTGCGTTTCAAGTTGCACCATGTGCAACTATCATGACGAGTATGCCGGCCCCGCCGCTCTGACCAGAGCTTTCACACTCTTGGCGGACAGTCGTGATGCCTTGTTCCACGAGCGACTCGAACGGACTTTGGCGTCTTGCTACAACTGCCGAACGGAGTTCAACTGCACGGAAGTGTGTCCGAAGGGCATCAGCGGCACCCGGGCAATCAAGTACATTCAGCGGCTGGCTCTAAAACACCTTGCAGATGCACGCAAGGGGGAGGAAATTGCGCCGGCGACTAACATTTTGCCACAGATCGCCAAGAGCGAACCTGACAGAAGGGTGTTCTTTCGTCAGGTTGGTATCGGTGTGCTTGGGCTGGGGGCGGCGCTCATAGTAGGAGGAGTGGCGACCAAGGCAGCAGTCGGACCGGGCATTGCAGCCAATATTACAAAAACCTGGGTTCCAGTAGCGGACTTGGGCAAAATTCCGATCGGGGATATCAGCACGCATACAGTGCATTACGAGCTCAAGAACGGTTTCTACACACAAGAAAAGGCCGTGCCGGTCCTCGTATCACGCACCGGCGACGAGATGACCTGCTTCAATGCGAGTTGCACGCACGCCGGATGTATCGTGAAATGGGACGGACAGTCCGGTCGTTTCCGTTGTGCATGCCATGGTGGAATGTTTGACCGTGAAGGCAACGTGCTGGCCGGTCCGCCGCCTCGGCCGCTTGACAAGTACCCCTTCAAAGTGGATTCCGGTCACCTGCTCATTGAGATGGAGGTGGTCTAA